A single Panthera tigris isolate Pti1 chromosome A3, P.tigris_Pti1_mat1.1, whole genome shotgun sequence DNA region contains:
- the REV1 gene encoding DNA repair protein REV1 isoform X4, which translates to MWENQDSAQANGIDSVLSKAEIASCSYEARQVGIKNGMFFGQAKQLCPNLQAVPYDFHAYKEVARTMYETLASYTHNIEAVSCDEALVDITEILAETRLTPDEFANAVRMEIKDQTKCAASVGIGSNILLARMATRKAKPDGQYHLKPEEVDDFIRGQLVSNLPGVGRSMESKLTSLGIKTCGDLQYMTMAKLQKEFGPKTGQMLYRFCRGLDDRPVRTEKERKSISAEINYGIRFTQPKEAEAFLLNLSEEIQRRLEAAGMKGKRLMLKIMIRKPGAPVETAKFGGHGICDNITRTVTLDQATDSAKIIGKATLNMFHTMKLNISDMRGVGIHVNQLVPTNPDPSSCPTRPSVLPGGSHSVLDLFQVQKAKKSTEEEHKEVFLAAMDLEISSASRNCTFLPSFSTHLTSSVNPVTSKAESSGKWNGLHSPISLKSRLNLSIEVPSPSQLDQSVLEALPPDLREQVEQVCAVQQGELHGDKKKEPVNGCNTGILPQPVGTVLLQIPEPQESNSDAGINVIALPAFSQVDPEVFAALPAELQKELKAAYDQRQRQGENAVHQQSAAASVPKNPLHQLKPAAMKEKKRNKKKNPVSSPKKIQSPLKNKLLNSPVKTLPGACGSPQKLIDGFLKHEGLASEKPLGELSASTSGVPGPSGLQPEPSGHMRPPAPNLAGAVEFSDVKTLLKEWITTISDPMEEDILQVVKYCTDLIEEKDLEKLDLVIKYMKRLMQQSVESVWNMAFDFILDNVQVVLQQTYGSTLKVT; encoded by the exons aCAAGTTGGCATTAAGAATGGAATGTTTTTTGGGCAAGCTAAACAACTTTGTCCTAATCTTCAAGCTGTTCCATATGATTTTCATGCATATAAGGAAGTTGCGCGAACAATGTATGAAACATTGGCAAG CTACACACATAACATCGAAGCTGTGAGTTGTGATGAAGCACTGGTAGACATCACTGAGATCCTTGCAGAGACCAGACTTACTCCTGATGAATTTGCAAATGCTGTCCGCATGGAAATCAAAGACCAGACCAAATGTGCTGCCTCTGTTGGAATTG gtTCTAATATTCTTCTTGCTAGAATGGCAACTAGAAAAGCAAAACCAGATGGGCAGTACCACCTAAAACCAGAAGAAGTAGATGATTTTATCAGAGGTCAGCTAGTTAGTAATCTACCAG GAGTTGGACGTTCAATGGAATCCAAGTTGACATCTTTGGGAATTAAAACTTGTGGAGACTTGCAGTATATGACAATGGCAAAACTCCAAAAAGAATTTGGTCCCAAAACAGGTCAGATGCTTTATAGGTTCTGCCGTGGTTTGGATGATAGACCAGTTCgaactgaaaaggaaagaaaatctatttCAGCTGAGATCAACTATGGAATAAGGTTTACCCAG CCAAAAGAAGCAGAAGCTTTTCTTCTGAATCTCTCAGAAGAAATTCAGCGACGACTTGAAGCTGCTGGCATGAAGGGTAAACGCCTGATGCTCAAAATCATGATACGAAAGCCTGGGGCCCCTGTAGAAACTGCAAAATTTGGAGGCCATGGAATTTGTGATAATATCACCAG GACTGTAACTCTTGACCAGGCAACAGATAGTGCAAAGATAATTGGAAAAGCTACACTAAACATGTTTCATACAATGAAACTAAATATATCGGATATGAGAGGG GTTGGGATTCACGTGAATCAGTTGGTTCCGACCAACCCAGACCCTTCTTCATGCCCCACTCGTCCATCAGTTCTTCCTGGCGGGTCACACTCTGTCCTGGATCTCTTCCAGGTTCAGAAAGCGAAGAAATCCACAGAAGAGGAGCACAAAGAAG TATTTCTGGCTGCTATGGATCTGGAAATATCATCTGCCTCTAGAAATTGCACTTTCTTGCCATCTTTTTCAACACATCTGACATCAAGTGTCAATCCTGTTACTAGCAAAGCTGAGTCTTCAGGGAAATGGAATGGTCTACATTCTCCCATCAGTTTGAAATCAAGACTTAACCTGAGTATTGAGGTTCCGTCACCTTCCCAG CTTGATCAGTCTGTTTTAGAAGCACTTCCACCTGATCTCCGGGAACAAGTAGAGCAAGTTTGTGCTGTTCAGCAAGGAGAGCTGCATGGCGACAAAAAGAAAGAGCCAGTAAATGGCTGTAATACAGGAATTTTGCCACAACCAGTTGGGACAGTTTTGTTACAAATACCAGAACCTCAAGAATCTAACAGTGATGCAGGAATCAATGTCATAGCCCTGCCAGCATTTTCACAG GTGGACCCTGAGGTGTTTGCTGCCCTTCCTGCTGAGCTTCAGAAGGAGCTGAAGGCAGCATATGATCAAAGACAAAGGCAGGGGGAGAATGCCGTTCACCAGCAGTCAGCTGCTGCATCTG TGCCAAAGAATCCGTTACATCAACTAAAACCAgcagcaatgaaagaaaagaaacggaacaagaaaaaaaatcccgtCAGTTCCCCAAAAAAGATTCAGAGCCCTTTGAAAAACAAGTTGCTTAATAGCCCTGTGAAAACTCTTCCAGGGGCTTGTGGGAGTCCCCAGAAGTTAATCGATGGGTTTCTGAAACATGAAGGTCTTGCTTCTGAGAAACCtctg gGAGAACTCTCTGCTTCCACTTCAGGTGTGCCAGGCCCTTCTGGTTTGCAGCCTGAGCCGTCTGGCCACATGAGACCCCCAGCACCCAACCTAGCGGGAGCTGTTGAATTCAGTGACGTGAAGACCTTGCTCAAAGAGTGGATAACTACCATTTCAG ATCCAATGGAGGAAGACATTCTGCAAGTTGTGAAATACTGTACTGACCTAATAGAGGAAAAAGATTTGGAAAAACTGGATCTAGTAataaagtacatgaaaag GTTGATGCAGCAGTCGGTGGAATCGGTTTGGAATATGGCATTTGACTTTATTCTTGACAATGTTCAGGTGGTTTTACAACAGACTTATGGAAGCACATtaaaagttacataa
- the REV1 gene encoding DNA repair protein REV1 isoform X5: protein MFFGQAKQLCPNLQAVPYDFHAYKEVARTMYETLASYTHNIEAVSCDEALVDITEILAETRLTPDEFANAVRMEIKDQTKCAASVGIGSNILLARMATRKAKPDGQYHLKPEEVDDFIRGQLVSNLPGVGRSMESKLTSLGIKTCGDLQYMTMAKLQKEFGPKTGQMLYRFCRGLDDRPVRTEKERKSISAEINYGIRFTQPKEAEAFLLNLSEEIQRRLEAAGMKGKRLMLKIMIRKPGAPVETAKFGGHGICDNITRTVTLDQATDSAKIIGKATLNMFHTMKLNISDMRGVGIHVNQLVPTNPDPSSCPTRPSVLPGGSHSVLDLFQVQKAKKSTEEEHKEVFLAAMDLEISSASRNCTFLPSFSTHLTSSVNPVTSKAESSGKWNGLHSPISLKSRLNLSIEVPSPSQLDQSVLEALPPDLREQVEQVCAVQQGELHGDKKKEPVNGCNTGILPQPVGTVLLQIPEPQESNSDAGINVIALPAFSQVDPEVFAALPAELQKELKAAYDQRQRQGENAVHQQSAAASVPKNPLHQLKPAAMKEKKRNKKKNPVSSPKKIQSPLKNKLLNSPVKTLPGACGSPQKLIDGFLKHEGLASEKPLGELSASTSGVPGPSGLQPEPSGHMRPPAPNLAGAVEFSDVKTLLKEWITTISDPMEEDILQVVKYCTDLIEEKDLEKLDLVIKYMKRLMQQSVESVWNMAFDFILDNVQVVLQQTYGSTLKVT from the exons ATGTTTTTTGGGCAAGCTAAACAACTTTGTCCTAATCTTCAAGCTGTTCCATATGATTTTCATGCATATAAGGAAGTTGCGCGAACAATGTATGAAACATTGGCAAG CTACACACATAACATCGAAGCTGTGAGTTGTGATGAAGCACTGGTAGACATCACTGAGATCCTTGCAGAGACCAGACTTACTCCTGATGAATTTGCAAATGCTGTCCGCATGGAAATCAAAGACCAGACCAAATGTGCTGCCTCTGTTGGAATTG gtTCTAATATTCTTCTTGCTAGAATGGCAACTAGAAAAGCAAAACCAGATGGGCAGTACCACCTAAAACCAGAAGAAGTAGATGATTTTATCAGAGGTCAGCTAGTTAGTAATCTACCAG GAGTTGGACGTTCAATGGAATCCAAGTTGACATCTTTGGGAATTAAAACTTGTGGAGACTTGCAGTATATGACAATGGCAAAACTCCAAAAAGAATTTGGTCCCAAAACAGGTCAGATGCTTTATAGGTTCTGCCGTGGTTTGGATGATAGACCAGTTCgaactgaaaaggaaagaaaatctatttCAGCTGAGATCAACTATGGAATAAGGTTTACCCAG CCAAAAGAAGCAGAAGCTTTTCTTCTGAATCTCTCAGAAGAAATTCAGCGACGACTTGAAGCTGCTGGCATGAAGGGTAAACGCCTGATGCTCAAAATCATGATACGAAAGCCTGGGGCCCCTGTAGAAACTGCAAAATTTGGAGGCCATGGAATTTGTGATAATATCACCAG GACTGTAACTCTTGACCAGGCAACAGATAGTGCAAAGATAATTGGAAAAGCTACACTAAACATGTTTCATACAATGAAACTAAATATATCGGATATGAGAGGG GTTGGGATTCACGTGAATCAGTTGGTTCCGACCAACCCAGACCCTTCTTCATGCCCCACTCGTCCATCAGTTCTTCCTGGCGGGTCACACTCTGTCCTGGATCTCTTCCAGGTTCAGAAAGCGAAGAAATCCACAGAAGAGGAGCACAAAGAAG TATTTCTGGCTGCTATGGATCTGGAAATATCATCTGCCTCTAGAAATTGCACTTTCTTGCCATCTTTTTCAACACATCTGACATCAAGTGTCAATCCTGTTACTAGCAAAGCTGAGTCTTCAGGGAAATGGAATGGTCTACATTCTCCCATCAGTTTGAAATCAAGACTTAACCTGAGTATTGAGGTTCCGTCACCTTCCCAG CTTGATCAGTCTGTTTTAGAAGCACTTCCACCTGATCTCCGGGAACAAGTAGAGCAAGTTTGTGCTGTTCAGCAAGGAGAGCTGCATGGCGACAAAAAGAAAGAGCCAGTAAATGGCTGTAATACAGGAATTTTGCCACAACCAGTTGGGACAGTTTTGTTACAAATACCAGAACCTCAAGAATCTAACAGTGATGCAGGAATCAATGTCATAGCCCTGCCAGCATTTTCACAG GTGGACCCTGAGGTGTTTGCTGCCCTTCCTGCTGAGCTTCAGAAGGAGCTGAAGGCAGCATATGATCAAAGACAAAGGCAGGGGGAGAATGCCGTTCACCAGCAGTCAGCTGCTGCATCTG TGCCAAAGAATCCGTTACATCAACTAAAACCAgcagcaatgaaagaaaagaaacggaacaagaaaaaaaatcccgtCAGTTCCCCAAAAAAGATTCAGAGCCCTTTGAAAAACAAGTTGCTTAATAGCCCTGTGAAAACTCTTCCAGGGGCTTGTGGGAGTCCCCAGAAGTTAATCGATGGGTTTCTGAAACATGAAGGTCTTGCTTCTGAGAAACCtctg gGAGAACTCTCTGCTTCCACTTCAGGTGTGCCAGGCCCTTCTGGTTTGCAGCCTGAGCCGTCTGGCCACATGAGACCCCCAGCACCCAACCTAGCGGGAGCTGTTGAATTCAGTGACGTGAAGACCTTGCTCAAAGAGTGGATAACTACCATTTCAG ATCCAATGGAGGAAGACATTCTGCAAGTTGTGAAATACTGTACTGACCTAATAGAGGAAAAAGATTTGGAAAAACTGGATCTAGTAataaagtacatgaaaag GTTGATGCAGCAGTCGGTGGAATCGGTTTGGAATATGGCATTTGACTTTATTCTTGACAATGTTCAGGTGGTTTTACAACAGACTTATGGAAGCACATtaaaagttacataa